The genomic window CGATCGCGCTGAACCGGGCCGATTCCGACGATCTCATCCGCACGATCATCGAGGAGAGCGATGGCTGACCTGACCGGTGCCGTCTGGCGCAAGAGCACTCGCAGCGGCGGCAACGGGGGCGACTGCGTCGAGGTGGCCGGCAACCTTCCCGGCGTTGTGGCCCTGCGTGACAGCAAGGACCCCGGCGGCGCGACGCTGATCTTCGACCGTGCCGAGTGGACGGCCTTCCTGGCCGGTGTGCGGGCCGGGGAGTTCGACCTTTAGGAATCCGTGAGCCCAGCCTTAAGGGTTCCTTTGCGGGCGGATGCGAGCTTCCGGCCTGGTGCATGGTGATGGGGCGCCGTCCCCTGTCCCGTCTCGCCGAGGTGAACATCCGTGCCCTTCTCCGCTGCCGCCCGATTCCGGTATTCCCTGGCAGCAGGGTCGACAGCGGTGGTGATCGGTGCGGCCTTCCTGGTGGCGGGCCTGGCCCCCGGTGGCACCGAGTCCGTCGAACCCACCGCGGTGACCGCTCCGCTCGCCGCCGCCGCGCCCCCCGGTGGTGACGAGACCGAGCCGGTCGTCCCGGAGTCGGCCGCGGCGTCCCCGAGCGCCACCACCGCGTCCCCGTCACCGTCGGTGAAGTCGAAGAGTCCCTCGCCGAAGGTGACCGCGAAGAAGACGGCCACCGCGAGTACGAGCAAGAAGGCGAGCACCTCGTCCGGGGCGTCGAAGACCACCGTGCCGGTCACCTCCGGGACCGTGGCCGAGCAGGTTCTCGCACACATCAACGAGGCGCGGGTGGCCGAGGGGCTCAAGGCGGTCACCCTGGACGCCGACCTGTCCAAGGCCGCCGCCATCCACACCCAGCTGATGATCGACGGCTGCGGGCTGTCCCACCTGTGCTCGGGTGAGGCCGACCTCGGTGATCGGTTCAGCGCCCAGGGCGTCTCGTGGAGCCGGGCGGCCGAGAACATCGGTTACGGCTCCAGCGGCAGCAGCACCTCCGCGATGGTCGGCGCGGCCAACGGGCTCACCGACTCGATGCTGGCCGAGGTCCCGCCGAACGACGGCCACCGGGAGAACCTGCTGAACGCCGCCTACACCCGGATCGGCCTGAGCATCGTCCGCGACGCCAAGGGCATGACCTGGATGACCCAGGACTTCGTGGGCTGAGCCGGGGCCGGAGATCTTGGTCCTGTGCGGCCGGGGTGATCCGGCTTTAGGGTGGCGCGGTGCTCGAATTCCTGAAAACTCTGCTCCGGTGGCTGACGGGCGCGTCGGAGAAGCAAGCCGACCCCGCGTCTCCTAAGCCCTCTCGGCCTTCCGCGCCGAAACCCGCCCCGCCGAAGCCGGCAGCGTCGAAGCCGGCCGCACCGAAACCCGCTCCTCCGAAGCCCGCCGAGGTTCGCCGGGTTCCGCGGACGGTGCCGGTGCCGAAGCAGGGCCGGCACCTGGCCTACGCGCCCAGCCTGGACGGTGACGCCGATCCGGGTGAGATCGTCTGGACCTGGGTGCCCTACGAGGGCGATCCGGCCCAGGGCAAGGACCGGCCGGTGCTGGTGGTGGGACGCGACGCCGGTACCCTTCTCGGCCTGATGCTCTCCAGCCAGAGCGACCGGGACGGTCAGCGGCACTGGATGGCCCTCGGCCCCGGCGAGTGGGACCGCGACTCGCGTCCGAGCTGGATCCGCCTGGACCGGGTGCTCGAGATCGAGGAGGACGGCATCCGCCGCGAGGGCGCGGTCCTGGACCGGCCCCGGTTCGACCGGATCGCCGCGATCCTGCGCCGCAACTACGGCTGGCCGTGATCCGCCGGATAGCGTTGCTGTCATGGACGTCATGACCGGTTTCGGTGGCAAGCAGGCCTGGCTCGCCGTCGCGGCCGCCGAACCCTCCGCGGTGATCGAAGCGCTCAGCCTGCGCGACCTCGGCACAGTGCCCTGGCGAGACGGGCTGGACCTGGCTCACCTGACCGACGACCGGGTGGCGGTCACCCCGCCGCTGCCCGGCGCGCGGGGTGTGTCGTGGGTGCTCGCGGTGGGGCGGCGGCTGATGACGCCGGGCCCTGACGTCGTCGCCCTGTCCACCGCGCTGCGGACCGAGGTGCAGTTCTTCGCCACGCACCGGGTCACCGAGTTGCACCGCTGGCAGCGGGCGGTCGACGGGGAGCTGGTGCGGACGTTCGGTTATGTGGGGCAGACCGGTGACGTCACCTCCTGGTTCGGTGATCCCGATCCGGCCGAGCGCGACGCCGGGCTACCCGGCGAGTTCGATCCCGAGGAGGCGTCCGTGCTGGTCGCCGAGCGGGATGTGTTCCGGGTGGCCGGCGCCTGGAGCATCGACCCGACCACGTTGTCCGGGCCCGCGCCCGGCCCGCTGCGCCTGGGCGCGGCGGACTGATTCGGTTTGGAGGCGCGATGCGCAAGTACGTGATCATGGGCGTGCAGGGCAGCGGCAAGGGCACCCAGGCCAAGATGCTGCGCGAGGAGTTCGACCTGGTGCACATCAGCGTGGGTGACATCTTCCGCTGGCACGTGCGCCAGCACACCAAGATCGGCGCCCAGGTCAAGCGGATCATGGCGGCCGGCGATCTGGTCGGCGACGACCTGGTCGCGGAGGTGGTGCGCCGCCGGCTGGGCATCCACGACTGGAACTACGGCTTCATCATCGACGGCTTCCCGCGCAACGGGCGGCAGGCCGAGTTCTTCATGGAGAGCTACGACATCGACGCCGTGATCCATCTGGAGCTGACCGACGACGAGGTGCGCCGCCGGGTGCTCAGCCGCCGGCTCTGCACCAACTGCGGGATGGACTACAACCTGATCGCCGACCGTCCCGAGGTGGAGGGCCGTTGTGACATCTGCGGTGGTGAGCTGATCACCCGGGCCGACGACACCCCGGAGGCCCTGGAGACCCGGCTGAGCGACTACCACGAGAAGACCCGGCCGGTGCTGGAGCTGTTCCGGCGCAAGGAGGTCGTGCACGACGTCGACGGCCGCGCATCGGTCGACGAGGTGCAGTCGGCCATCCGTAAGACCCTCGGACTGCCGTCGTCACGCGGCTAGCATCGCGCTGGTGACTCTGACTCCCGATGATCTGATCGGTTACGTCGAGCGTGACCTCGACGCCGACATCGCCCGCTGGTTCCCGGACGCCGAGCGGGCCGAGGTTCCCGTCGAGACCCGCTCGATCGACCGTCTGGTGGGCCTTCTGCCGGCGTCCGGGGCGGCCGCCCTGACCGCTTTCGACCAGCGGGTCCGGGTCGGCCGCGTCCCGGCCGTCTTCGACGTCTCCGACTGGTCCTACGGCTTCGACTTCGCCGGCAACGACTGCGGCATCGTCGCCGCGGACTACGAGACCGAGATCTCCGGCGACGACGTCTTCACCCTCGCCGCCGACGGCTCCGGCAACCTGTGGACCCTGCTGGCGGACGGGCAGGTGGCCGTCTGGTTCCACGAGGAGGAGGTGCTGGAGGAGGGCACCCGGTTCGACCATCTGGACGTCTTCCTCTGGTCGCTGGTCCGCTACCACGCGGTGCGCCAGGGGCGGCTGAGTCTCGCCGAGGTGAAGGCGGACTTCCTCGCCCTGGGCCAGGGCGGCATGGTCGCTCCGGAGCTCGGGATGCTCACCTACTTGAAGGACTGATCCCCCGATCAGGGCAATCCGATCAAGTCGGACACCAGCCTACCGTGATGCGGTGTATCTCGGACCGTCGTTCTCTGCGCCCGTCACCTCTTCCGGCACGGTTCTGTGGCGTGGCGCGGGAAACGCCCGTGAGGTCGCCGTCGTTCATCACCCGCGCGGCGAATGGGGCTTTCCGAAAGGGCGCACGGCACCCGGTGAACATATGGCCGCCGCCGCGGTACGGGCGGTTTCCGAGGAGGCCGGAATCGCTGTCGCACTCGGGCCGTGGCTGGGTGCCGTGAATTACGTCCGGGGCGGCTGGCCGGAACACGTCGACTATTTCGCGGCCGAGGCGGTCGGCGACGAACAGGCCGGTGACCTGCTCTGGCTGTCTCCGGAGCGGGCCGCCGACGCGCTGAGCCGGCCCGATGACGTGTGGATTCTTCACGAATTCCAGCGCCGGGTCACCGTACGCACGAGTTGCTTCATCCTCCGCCGTGGTGGCGCTTATCCGGCGCAGTCGGTGCTGTCCGCCTATGGCGTGCGGGAACAGCCGAACGGTGATCTGGAATACGTGCTGCGGATCGCCGGGGAGTCGTTCGACTCCGGCCGCCCGGCCGCGGTCTGTGCCGAACTCGCGGCGATCCAGGAACTCTTCGGCGAGCTGTGCCGTCGGCGGCCGGCGCCGGTTCCGGTGGACGCGACGGTGCCGGAGGGCGGACTGCTCGTCCTGCACGGCACCCCGGACCGGATCGTCACGGTCGAACGTCATCTTGTCTGAAAACCACACAACCGGACTTTCCTAGTAAGACCCGTTAATAACCGTTTTGTGCAGGTGTCTCAAGCAATTTAAGGAGACCGAAATCTCTTTGACATATTGCGCTCGGGCAGAAGCGGGCGTAAACAAAGACAAAGCCAAAACGAGCCGGGTGGTGAGGATGTACGCGGAGGAACGCCAGCAGGAGATAGTCCGGCGGGCCCGTGCCGAGGGCCGGGTCGATGTCGTCGCGCTGGCCGAGACCTTCGGGGTGACGGCCGAGACGATCCGCCGCGACCTGACCGTTCTGGAACGGTCCGGGGTGCTGCGCCGGGTGCACGGCGGGGCCATCCCGGTCGAGCGCCTCGGCTTCGAGCCGGCGCTCGCCGCCCGGGACGCCGTCCTGATAAGCGAGAAGGAGCGGATCGCCAAGGCGGCCCTGGCCGAGATCCCGGAGGACGGCGCGATCATCCTCGACGCCGGGACCACCACGGCCCGCCTCGCCCAGCTGCTGCCCGCCGACCGTGAACTCACCGTGGTGGTGAACTCGCCGGTGCTGGCCGCGACCCTCGGGCTCAAACCCAACCTCACCGTCCTGCTGCTCGGCGGCCGGGTCCGGGGCAAGACCCTGGCCACCGTCGACGACTGGGCGCTCCGGCCGCTCGCCGACATGTATGTCGACGTCGCCTTCATGGGCGCCAACGGTGCCAGCGTCGAACGCGGGATGACCACCCCGGATCCGGCCGAGGCCGCGGTCAAGCGGGCGATGATCGCGGCGGCCCGCCGGGTGGTGCTGCTCGCCGATCACACCAAGATCGGCAACGACTACCTGGCCAAGTTCGGTGCTCTCGCCGACCTGGACCTGCTGATCACCGACAACGGGCTGGACCAGGACCTCGCTGCCGAGGTCGAGGCCACCGGCGTCCGGGTGGTGAAAGCATGATCCTCACCGTCACTCTCAACCCCAGTGTCGACCGGGCTCTCGAGGTCGGCGTCCTGATCCGCGGCGAGGTCCTGCGCGCCGCCGACTCGCACATCGACCCGGGCGGCAAGGGCGTCAACGTCTCCCGCGCGCTGCTCGCCAACGGGGTCCGCTCGACCGCGGTCGTCCCCACCGGCGGCGCCGAGGGCGACCAACTCGTCGACATGCTCAAGGCCGAGGGCGTCGACATGCTGGCCGTGCCGATCGCCGGCCGGACCCGCTCCAACAT from Actinoplanes derwentensis includes these protein-coding regions:
- a CDS encoding DUF397 domain-containing protein, whose translation is MADLTGAVWRKSTRSGGNGGDCVEVAGNLPGVVALRDSKDPGGATLIFDRAEWTAFLAGVRAGEFDL
- a CDS encoding CAP domain-containing protein yields the protein MPFSAAARFRYSLAAGSTAVVIGAAFLVAGLAPGGTESVEPTAVTAPLAAAAPPGGDETEPVVPESAAASPSATTASPSPSVKSKSPSPKVTAKKTATASTSKKASTSSGASKTTVPVTSGTVAEQVLAHINEARVAEGLKAVTLDADLSKAAAIHTQLMIDGCGLSHLCSGEADLGDRFSAQGVSWSRAAENIGYGSSGSSTSAMVGAANGLTDSMLAEVPPNDGHRENLLNAAYTRIGLSIVRDAKGMTWMTQDFVG
- a CDS encoding type II toxin-antitoxin system PemK/MazF family toxin, coding for MLEFLKTLLRWLTGASEKQADPASPKPSRPSAPKPAPPKPAASKPAAPKPAPPKPAEVRRVPRTVPVPKQGRHLAYAPSLDGDADPGEIVWTWVPYEGDPAQGKDRPVLVVGRDAGTLLGLMLSSQSDRDGQRHWMALGPGEWDRDSRPSWIRLDRVLEIEEDGIRREGAVLDRPRFDRIAAILRRNYGWP
- a CDS encoding adenylate kinase family protein, whose translation is MRKYVIMGVQGSGKGTQAKMLREEFDLVHISVGDIFRWHVRQHTKIGAQVKRIMAAGDLVGDDLVAEVVRRRLGIHDWNYGFIIDGFPRNGRQAEFFMESYDIDAVIHLELTDDEVRRRVLSRRLCTNCGMDYNLIADRPEVEGRCDICGGELITRADDTPEALETRLSDYHEKTRPVLELFRRKEVVHDVDGRASVDEVQSAIRKTLGLPSSRG
- a CDS encoding NUDIX hydrolase, whose amino-acid sequence is MYLGPSFSAPVTSSGTVLWRGAGNAREVAVVHHPRGEWGFPKGRTAPGEHMAAAAVRAVSEEAGIAVALGPWLGAVNYVRGGWPEHVDYFAAEAVGDEQAGDLLWLSPERAADALSRPDDVWILHEFQRRVTVRTSCFILRRGGAYPAQSVLSAYGVREQPNGDLEYVLRIAGESFDSGRPAAVCAELAAIQELFGELCRRRPAPVPVDATVPEGGLLVLHGTPDRIVTVERHLV
- a CDS encoding DeoR/GlpR family DNA-binding transcription regulator, translating into MYAEERQQEIVRRARAEGRVDVVALAETFGVTAETIRRDLTVLERSGVLRRVHGGAIPVERLGFEPALAARDAVLISEKERIAKAALAEIPEDGAIILDAGTTTARLAQLLPADRELTVVVNSPVLAATLGLKPNLTVLLLGGRVRGKTLATVDDWALRPLADMYVDVAFMGANGASVERGMTTPDPAEAAVKRAMIAAARRVVLLADHTKIGNDYLAKFGALADLDLLITDNGLDQDLAAEVEATGVRVVKA